Proteins encoded by one window of Chondromyces crocatus:
- a CDS encoding xanthine dehydrogenase family protein molybdopterin-binding subunit: protein MRRRSFLQGLGFVATGLTLGLLDEGIAEAAPVATPPAADGLTPNPFVHVATDGAVVVVCHRSEMGQGVRSSLHVVIADELGADLGRVKVVQADGDKKYGDQNTDGSRSIRNDWTKLRQMGAVARVQLVAVAAKRWRVPAGECEAREHAVWHSRTKRSLGFGELAGDAGKLPVPDAKKVKLRPRNELKHVGTALPLRDGPDIVTGRGKFGADVRLPGMLTAVVLRPPVVGGKVAKFDATRALAVPGVRKVLEIPAFTGAPVFQPLGGVAVIADHTWAAIQGRAALSVTWDDGENASYDSGTYREGLLAAVRVPGEVMRKVGDVDGALASAARTIEAEYYLPHLAHAAMEPPAAVAHFKDGACEAWAATQNPQAAITEVARALGVDESKVTVHVTLLGGGFGRKSKPDFVSEAALLSKAMGVPVRVQWTREDDLQHAYYHTVSAQTLKAGLAADGKLVAWRHRSAFPPIPSTFDVSQKRPSEGEMGQGLLDLPLAIPNVQVEACEAKAHVRIGWMRSVCNIFHSFAIGSFVDEIAHARGQDPRDTWLDVLGPPRILTPQEAGVKKIPNYGTPIEQHPVDVGRFRKVIERVTEMSGWDGRKKAGRVLGLAAHRSFLTAVAVVASAVRGKDGQPHIDEVWLVADAGTIVNAERVRAQMEGAVIFGMSVAFHGAITMKKGAVEQTNFRDYPVVRIGEAPRRIHVHIVENEEVPGGVGEPGVPPVAPAIANALFALTGNRIRQLPIAPKRS, encoded by the coding sequence ATGCGACGGCGCTCCTTCTTGCAAGGGCTGGGCTTCGTCGCCACGGGCTTGACGCTGGGACTCCTCGACGAAGGCATCGCGGAGGCTGCGCCTGTCGCAACGCCGCCGGCAGCCGACGGGCTGACGCCCAACCCCTTCGTCCACGTCGCGACGGACGGCGCGGTGGTCGTGGTCTGTCACCGCTCGGAGATGGGCCAGGGCGTGCGCAGCTCGCTCCACGTGGTCATCGCCGACGAGCTGGGCGCGGATCTCGGCCGGGTGAAGGTGGTGCAAGCCGACGGCGACAAGAAGTACGGCGACCAGAACACCGACGGCTCACGCAGCATCCGCAACGACTGGACGAAGCTGCGGCAGATGGGCGCCGTCGCTCGGGTGCAGCTCGTCGCGGTTGCGGCGAAACGGTGGCGGGTCCCGGCAGGCGAGTGCGAGGCGCGGGAGCACGCCGTGTGGCACAGCAGGACGAAGCGCTCCCTCGGCTTCGGTGAGCTGGCAGGCGACGCCGGGAAGCTGCCCGTCCCCGACGCGAAGAAGGTGAAGCTGCGCCCCAGGAACGAGCTGAAGCACGTGGGCACGGCGCTGCCGCTGCGCGACGGGCCGGACATCGTGACCGGACGCGGCAAGTTCGGCGCCGACGTCCGGCTGCCTGGGATGCTGACGGCCGTGGTGCTGCGTCCCCCCGTGGTGGGTGGCAAGGTGGCAAAGTTCGACGCGACCAGGGCGCTCGCCGTGCCAGGCGTGCGCAAGGTGCTGGAGATCCCGGCCTTCACGGGCGCCCCGGTGTTCCAGCCGCTCGGCGGCGTCGCCGTGATCGCCGATCATACGTGGGCGGCCATCCAGGGGCGCGCGGCGCTGTCGGTGACCTGGGATGACGGCGAGAACGCGAGCTACGACTCGGGGACCTACCGCGAGGGGTTGCTCGCCGCCGTGCGCGTCCCCGGCGAGGTGATGCGCAAGGTGGGCGACGTGGATGGCGCGCTCGCCAGCGCCGCCCGCACGATCGAGGCGGAGTACTACCTGCCCCACCTCGCCCACGCCGCGATGGAGCCGCCCGCCGCGGTGGCCCACTTCAAGGACGGCGCGTGCGAGGCCTGGGCCGCGACGCAGAACCCTCAGGCGGCGATCACCGAGGTGGCCCGCGCGCTGGGTGTCGACGAGAGCAAGGTGACCGTTCACGTCACGCTGCTCGGCGGCGGCTTCGGCCGGAAGTCCAAGCCGGACTTCGTGTCGGAGGCCGCGCTCCTGTCGAAAGCCATGGGCGTGCCGGTGCGCGTGCAGTGGACGCGCGAGGACGACCTCCAGCACGCCTACTACCACACGGTGAGCGCCCAGACGCTGAAGGCCGGCCTCGCCGCCGACGGCAAGCTCGTCGCCTGGCGCCACCGCTCGGCGTTCCCGCCGATCCCGTCGACGTTCGACGTCAGCCAGAAGCGCCCGTCCGAAGGGGAGATGGGCCAGGGCCTGCTCGACCTCCCGCTCGCCATCCCCAACGTGCAGGTCGAGGCCTGCGAGGCGAAGGCACACGTGCGCATCGGCTGGATGCGGTCGGTCTGCAACATCTTCCACTCGTTCGCGATCGGCAGCTTCGTCGACGAGATTGCGCACGCGCGCGGCCAGGACCCGCGCGACACCTGGCTGGACGTGCTGGGCCCGCCACGCATCCTCACGCCTCAGGAAGCCGGGGTGAAGAAGATCCCCAACTACGGCACCCCCATCGAGCAGCACCCGGTCGACGTCGGACGCTTCCGCAAGGTCATCGAGCGCGTGACCGAGATGTCGGGCTGGGACGGCAGGAAGAAGGCAGGCCGCGTCCTCGGTCTCGCCGCTCACCGCAGCTTCCTGACGGCCGTCGCCGTGGTCGCCTCGGCGGTGCGCGGCAAGGATGGGCAACCCCACATCGACGAGGTGTGGCTGGTCGCCGACGCCGGGACCATCGTGAACGCCGAGCGCGTGCGCGCGCAGATGGAAGGCGCCGTCATCTTCGGCATGAGCGTGGCCTTCCACGGGGCGATCACGATGAAGAAGGGCGCCGTCGAGCAGACCAACTTCCGCGACTACCCCGTGGTCCGCATCGGCGAGGCCCCGCGCCGCATCCACGTGCACATCGTGGAGAACGAAGAGGTCCCTGGTGGCGTCGGAGAACCCGGCGTGCCGCCCGTCGCGCCCGCGATCGCGAACGCCCTGTTCGCGCTCACCGGCAACCGGATCCGGCAGCTCCCGATCGCGCCGAAGCGCTCGTAG
- a CDS encoding (2Fe-2S)-binding protein: MITLSVNGTGYKIDADPEMPLLWVVRDLLGLTGTKYGCGEALCGACVVHLDGEAVRACVTPVRRAAGKSVTTIEGLSADGSHPLQKAWVELGVPQCGYCQSGQIMSAAALLSKKPRPTNEEIDTSLAGNICRCGTYTRIRAAVRVAAGLPKEE, translated from the coding sequence ATGATCACCCTCAGCGTGAACGGAACGGGGTACAAGATCGACGCCGATCCGGAGATGCCGCTGCTCTGGGTGGTGCGCGATCTGCTCGGCCTGACGGGGACCAAATACGGGTGCGGCGAAGCCCTGTGCGGTGCCTGCGTGGTGCACCTGGACGGCGAGGCGGTGCGGGCGTGCGTGACGCCCGTGCGGCGCGCAGCCGGCAAGAGCGTGACCACGATCGAGGGGCTCTCCGCTGATGGCAGCCACCCGCTGCAAAAGGCGTGGGTCGAGCTGGGAGTCCCGCAGTGCGGCTACTGCCAGTCCGGCCAGATCATGAGCGCCGCCGCGCTGCTCTCGAAGAAGCCACGGCCCACGAACGAGGAGATCGACACTTCGCTCGCGGGCAACATCTGCCGGTGCGGCACGTACACCCGCATCCGCGCCGCGGTCCGGGTCGCCGCCGGGCTGCCGAAGGAGGAGTGA